GCGCGACGATGCCGGCGACGACGGCCGCCCCGCCTCGGGAGACGTTCCGGCCGCGTTCGAGGCCGAACACCCAGATGACGGCCCCCCAGAGCGAACCGACGGCGTTGAGCGCCAGCGCGATCGGCACCCACTCGTTGATCCGGCCAAGCAGCATCGATTGGAAGGTGGCGGGCTCCATCCCCGTGGTGATGGTCACGGGATCCATCGTCACCCACAGCGCCGCGATCGCCAGGGGCATCGTCACCAGTGTCGGGGCGAACCCCCAGGCGGCGACCGTCAGCGTGTTGCCGAACGACCCCTGGCCGCCGGCCAGCGCCGTCCCGAGATGGAGCAGTCCGGCGATGACGAACAGGAGGATCGGAACGCCGACCAGGATCGGGCCGTAGAACTGCCCCATCGCTTCGTCGATGATCACGTCGATGTTACGCTCGATCTCGGCCGGTTCGTCACAGCCGAAGGTCGTGTTCGTCTCCGAGAAGCTCTCGTTCATCTGCCCGTCACAGAACTGCTCTGACGGGCGGTCCGGGTTGTCGACCATCACGGTGCCGTCGATTTTCGCGGTGAAGACCGCGCCGAGCCCGGCCACCATCACGAGCGTGCCGACCACGACCAGCGCGGCGACGACCAGGCCGCGATCGAACGTCGGCTCGTGGTCTGTGAAGTATCTATCTGGGCGGAGGAAGGGCGTTCGCGGGGCCATGTACGGACGGCTGCAGAGACGAATCAAATGCTTTGTGGATTCCGGCAAGCGAGCGCACGTCGCGGGCCCGACGGACGCCCCGGCAACGGTTGGATTTTTCACGGGCCACGTTGACCGTCAGGTATGCGCGTCGCGTTCGTCGCCATGGAGACGACCCACCACCGGGACACCGAGGGGGCCCGCCGACTCGAACGCGTCGCCAAGCAACTGACCGAGCGGGGCCACGAAGTGACGATCTACTGCGCTCGCTGGTGGGACAGCGACCAGCGGACCTTCGAGCCCGAGGACATCACCTACCGCGCGGTGACGGCGACGCCGAACGCGGCAGCGTTCGCGACGCGCCTGCCCGTTCGCCTCGCTCGTCACCCGCCGGACGTGATCCACGCCAGTCCGCGCCCGCCCGGTGGCGTCGTGGGAGCCAGCGTCGGCGGGACGATCACGCGCGCCCCCGTGCTGGTCGACTGGTTCGGCGACGAGGCGATCGGTGCCAGTCGACTGGTCGACCGCGCGGCAAAGAGCCCGGACTGCGTGGTCACGCCGTCGGAGATGGTCCGGACGACCGTCCGGGAACACGGTGCCAGCAGCGACCAGACGGCGATCGTCCCGGAGAGCATCGACATGGCACAGATCCGAGACACCGAGCCCGCAGCGACCGTCGACGTGGCCTTCGCCCACCCGCTAGACGAGAGCGCCAACGTCGAGAGCCTCCTGCTCGGGCTGGCAGAGCTCCGGGAACGGGACTGGTCTGCGAAGATCGTCGGCGACGGACCCTACCGCGAGGACTACGAGCGACAGGTCCGCGACCTGCGCATCGAGGACCGCGTCGAGTTCGTCGGTGCCTGTGACCGCGAGGAGCGAATCAGTATCTACCGGGGCGCACACGTCTTCGTCCAGACGGCCTACCGGGAGTACTTCGCCAGCGAGTTGCTGTGGGCACTCGCCTGTGGCTGTATCGGGATCGTCGAGTATCAGGCCCGCTCTAGCGCCCACGAACTGATCGAACACCGCGAGCGCAGCTTCCGGGTCACGAGCACCCAGCAGATGGCAGACGCCATCGTCGCGAGCGGCGACTACCCCCACGAGACGATCGACGAATCGCTGGCCGAGTACGACCACGACGCCGTCCGCGAGCAGTATCTCGAACACTACCGGCGGCTGATCGAGGCCCACGGCCTGCTGTGATGCGGCGCGTCGTCGACCGGGCAAACGGTGTGAGGATCCGCATGCGTCGCTGGCAGCAGTGACACAAGGTGTTTACTCGTCGGGCCGATACCCATCCCCAGTGACCACAGAGGACGACGCCGAGGCCGGCGGTGACGACGCGGGCGACCAGCCCGAGACGCTGACCGTCGCCGACGTGTACGACGCTATCGACGCGGTCGGCAAACCACACCTCACCCCAGCGGAAGTGGCCGGCAAGACCGGGCTCACTACCGACGCGGCTCGCGAGGCGCTGGCGCGACTGAGCGAGGACGCCGAGATGGAACGACAGGACGTGACCGGTGCCGAGGCGGTCTACTACCCGCCGGACCTGGACGCGGTGACCGACCGCGAGCGGGTGATTCTCTTTCCGGACCGCCACGAGATCGTCGTGGAACACGCAGACCAGTTCACCCGCGCACAGCTCTCGCAGTTCGCCCACCTCGTCGACACGAACCGCTCCGGCGGCGCGATCTACGAGATCCGCGAAGAGGACGTGTGGCAGGCCCCCTACGAGTCGCTCTCGGACCTGCTTGCGACGATTCACGACGTGGTCGGCGAGCGCTCCGAACACCTGCAGGAGTGGGTCCGCAGCCAGTGGGAACGCGCCCGGAAATTCAGGCTCGTGACCCACGAGGACGGCTACACCGTCCTCGAAGCCGAGAACGACGACCTGATGGGCAACGTCGCCCGCCAGAAGCTCGCCGACGACGTGTTGCGTGCGCCGATCTCGGACTCGGAGTCGTGGGTCAACGAGGAGCAGACCGCCAAGCTCAAGCGCACGCTGTACGAGGCGGGCTATCCGGTCCGGGACGACCGCGATCTCGAAGACGGCGACGCGCTGTCGGTCGAACTCGGCCTGCCGCTGCGGGACTACCAGGCCGACTGGGTACAGCGCTTCCAGGAGCAAGGGTCGGGAGTGTTCGTCGGCCCGCCGGGATCGGGCAAGACCGTCGCGACGATGGGCGTGATGGAAGCCGTCGGCGGCGAGACGCTGATTCTCGTCCCCTCCCGAGAACTGGCGAGCCAGTGGCGCGAGGAACTGCTCAGACACACCGACCTAGACGAGAGCCAGATCGGCGAGTACCACGGCGGCGAGAAGACGATCCGGCCGGTGACGATCGCCACCTACCGGACCGCCGGGATGGACCGCCACCGCAAGCTGTTCGACGAACGGCGCTGGGGCCTGATCGTCTACGACGAGGTCCAGCACATCCCCGCGGACGTGGCCCGCCGCAGCGCCCGCCTGCAGGGCAAGCACCGCCTGGGACTGACCGCGA
Above is a genomic segment from Halomicrobium sp. LC1Hm containing:
- a CDS encoding Yip1 family protein, yielding MAPRTPFLRPDRYFTDHEPTFDRGLVVAALVVVGTLVMVAGLGAVFTAKIDGTVMVDNPDRPSEQFCDGQMNESFSETNTTFGCDEPAEIERNIDVIIDEAMGQFYGPILVGVPILLFVIAGLLHLGTALAGGQGSFGNTLTVAAWGFAPTLVTMPLAIAALWVTMDPVTITTGMEPATFQSMLLGRINEWVPIALALNAVGSLWGAVIWVFGLERGRNVSRGGAAVVAGIVALLLFVIGLA
- a CDS encoding glycosyltransferase, yielding MRVAFVAMETTHHRDTEGARRLERVAKQLTERGHEVTIYCARWWDSDQRTFEPEDITYRAVTATPNAAAFATRLPVRLARHPPDVIHASPRPPGGVVGASVGGTITRAPVLVDWFGDEAIGASRLVDRAAKSPDCVVTPSEMVRTTVREHGASSDQTAIVPESIDMAQIRDTEPAATVDVAFAHPLDESANVESLLLGLAELRERDWSAKIVGDGPYREDYERQVRDLRIEDRVEFVGACDREERISIYRGAHVFVQTAYREYFASELLWALACGCIGIVEYQARSSAHELIEHRERSFRVTSTQQMADAIVASGDYPHETIDESLAEYDHDAVREQYLEHYRRLIEAHGLL
- a CDS encoding DEAD/DEAH box helicase — its product is MTTEDDAEAGGDDAGDQPETLTVADVYDAIDAVGKPHLTPAEVAGKTGLTTDAAREALARLSEDAEMERQDVTGAEAVYYPPDLDAVTDRERVILFPDRHEIVVEHADQFTRAQLSQFAHLVDTNRSGGAIYEIREEDVWQAPYESLSDLLATIHDVVGERSEHLQEWVRSQWERARKFRLVTHEDGYTVLEAENDDLMGNVARQKLADDVLRAPISDSESWVNEEQTAKLKRTLYEAGYPVRDDRDLEDGDALSVELGLPLRDYQADWVQRFQEQGSGVFVGPPGSGKTVATMGVMEAVGGETLILVPSRELASQWREELLRHTDLDESQIGEYHGGEKTIRPVTIATYRTAGMDRHRKLFDERRWGLIVYDEVQHIPADVARRSARLQGKHRLGLTATPVREDDREEEIFTLVGPPIGTDWSALFDAGFVQEPEVQIRLVPWSDDATADEYVSAVGHGRRQTAATNPAKIEELRYLLAEHPHAKALVFVEYLDQGEAIAAALDVPFISGETRHAERERLFDDFRRNERDTLVISRVGDEGIDLPDAELAIVASGLGGSRRQGAQRAGRTMRPVGDAQLYLLATRGTEEEDFVRQQMRHLVSKGIRVTEQDAEAVGEPTGDDTVAE